One stretch of Sebastes umbrosus isolate fSebUmb1 chromosome 5, fSebUmb1.pri, whole genome shotgun sequence DNA includes these proteins:
- the LOC119487864 gene encoding regulator of G-protein signaling 5-like, whose amino-acid sequence MCRGHETLPATCIQRPKDIIHKISFLLQKHEPQAADQKPIKEKTDAATTAAKSIPTPAEVKKWKESFSYVMSSQMGRMAFGKFLMSEFSVENMDFWVACENYKKSSPSKLSTTAKKLYQQHVKADAPNEVNLDAATREETRQNLENVCPSCFNDAQKMIYTLMEKDSYRRFLKSKLIQDLCQTQTIAKGKKNCNSAENRQATPKQKANI is encoded by the exons ATGTGCAGAGGACATGAAACACTTCCTGCAACATGCATCCAAAG ACCGAAAGACATCATTCACAAAATAAGCTTCTTACTGCAGAAGCATGAACCCCAAGCAGCAGATCAGAAGCCGATAAAAGAGAAGACTGACGCTGCCACCACTGCTGCAAAGAG CATCCCTACTCCAGCTGAGGTGAAGAAATGGAAGGAGTCTTTCAGCTACGTCATGAGCAGTCAAA TGGGTCGTATGGCCTTCGGCAAGTTCCTGATGTCAGAATTCAGTGTGGAGAACATGGACTTCTGGGTCGCCTGCGAAAACTACAAGAAGTCCTCACCTTCCAAACTGTCGACCACAGCTAAGAAGCTCTACCAGCAACACGTTAAGGCAGATGCTCCTAACGAG GTCAACTTAGATGCGGCTaccagagaggaaacaaggCAGAACCTCGAGAACGTCTGCCCGTCTTGTTTCAACGATGCTCAGAAGATGATCTACACCTTGATGGAAAAAGACTCCTACAGGCGCTTCCTCAAGTCCAAACTGATCCAGGATCTGTGTCAGACACAGACCATTgcgaaggggaaaaaaaactgtaactcTGCCGAGAACAGACAGGCGACGCCTAAACAGAAAGCCAACATTTAA